One segment of Salvia splendens isolate huo1 chromosome 20, SspV2, whole genome shotgun sequence DNA contains the following:
- the LOC121782634 gene encoding aquaporin TIP2-1-like: protein MPGIAIGRFDDSCSAASIKAYVAEFISTLLFVFAGVGSAIAFNSLTANAGLDPAGLVAIAIAHAFALFVAVSIAANISGGHVNPAVTFGLVAGGQMTVITGVFYWIAQLLGAVVGSFLLSFVTGGLAIPIHGVGAGVGAIQGVVFEIIITFALVYTVYATAVDPKKGSLGTIAPIAIGFIVGANILAAGPFSGGSMNPARSFGPAVAAGDFSGHWIYWVGPLIGGGLAGVVYSNCYIHHEHAPLASEF from the exons atgcCCGGAATCGCTATCGGCCGTTTCGATGACTCGTGCAGCGCAGCCTCCATCAAGGCGTACGTCGCCGAGTTCATCTCCACCTTGCTCTTCGTCTTCGCTGGCGTCGGCTCTGCCATCGCTTTCA ACAGTTTGACGGCGAACGCTGGTCTCGACCCGGCTGGGCTGGTGGCTATTGCTATCGCCCACGCATTCGCTCTTTTCGTTGCTGTCTCCATCGCCGCCAACATCTCTGGCGGACACGTCAACCCTGCCGTCACCTTCGGCTTAGTTGCCGGTGGCCAGATGACTGTCATCACCGGAGTTTTCTACTGGATTGCTCAGCTTTTGGGCGctgttgttggttccttccttcTCTCGTTTGTCACCGGCGGTTTG GCTATTCCGATCCACGGTGTGGGAGCCGGAGTCGGAGCCATCCAGGGCGTCGTGTTCGAGATCATCATCACATTCGCCCTCGTCTACACCGTCTACGCCACAGCCGTGGACCCCAAGAAGGGCTCACTGGGCACCATCGCCCCCATCGCCATCGGTTTCATCGTTGGCGCCAACATCTTGGCCGCCGGCCCATTCTCCGGCGGCTCCATGAACCCCGCTCGCTCCTTCGGCCCCGCCGTTGCCGCCGGCGACTTCTCCGGCCACTGGATCTACTGGGTGGGCCCACTCATCGGCGGAGGCCTCGCCGGAGTCGTCTACAGCAACTGCTACATCCACCACGAGCACGCACCACTCGCTAGCGAGTTCtag
- the LOC121780900 gene encoding wall-associated receptor kinase-like 1: protein MGKLHMQMIYFLQWIFIFFFVLLHPLATASIPTHRPGCPGRCGNVTIPYPFGVGSGCSLRSSFNISCNPSTTPPKPYIYIGDSDTPFEVVEIRVDDLAHIRIKFPLLLCGRCYNKSSNNVVDFNRINLLRTQYTLSEDNWVTAIGCDDAMTITTYTGNADSDQAIRDGCISICFDDHGSNGTCPRNGDGNSRGDGCCRSPIPKGASYLSTGLTDLSKSWNSKRVFSCSYAFIREKGSQKNSPYSYDYSILNQNNTSFFHNYHVVRLDWRLGNQNCSKTPRNSSFACQPNARCVDFGANVGGYLCKCSKGYQGNPYLESSCRDIDECANSTLNPCVVNSKCINTHGSAYCSCNKGYYGDGMKNGKGCTMLPPSTPSNIAKFVVIGLASALGLLLLLLLCLWLHKVFEKKRNKHRKEKFFKHLASQPQTSEGAFGKTKLFTAKELEKATDHFNKSRICGRGGQGIVYKGMLSDGTIVAIKKLKEVDENQVEQFINEVVILSQINHKNVVRLLGCCLATNTPQLVYEFLPNGTLFDFIHHPKTEFPLTWNMRLKIAADVAGALAYLHFASSTPIYHRDIKSTNILLDEKYIVKVSDFGISKLVQVDQTHLTTLVKGTFGYLDPEYYETSQYTEKSDVYSFGVVLLELLTSQRPISLERPEVGRNLAAHFLSYMEADNLDAILDTQVSEEGAKEEVIAVATLARRCLNVKGKMRPTMKEVATELESLVISQIPEPEEAAVSEAKHVMFSDIEYTWTTSDHTSLLNA from the exons ATGGGCAAGCTTCATATGCAAATGATTTATTTTCTCCAATGgatcttcattttcttctttgttCTTCTTCACCCACTAGCAACAGCTTCTATCCCGACCCATAGACCAGGTTGCCCTGGCCGATGCGGAAATGTAACGATTCCATATCCGTTTGGAGTCGGGTCGGGTTGCTCTCTCAGGTCATCGTTTAACATTTCTTGCAATCCTTCCACCACCCCTCCCAAACCATACATTTACATTGGTGATAGTGATACCCCTTTCGAGGTGGTCGAAATAAGAGTTGATGACCTGGCCCATATTCGGATCAAGTTCCCGCTCCTTCTGTGTGGACGTTGCTACAACAAATCTTCAAATAATGTTGTGGATTTCAACCGTATTAATCTGTTGCGGACCCAATATACGTTGTCGGAAGACAACTGGGTCACCGCCATTGGCTGTGATGATGCCATGACGATCACCACATACACAGGTAACGCGGACAGCGACCAAGCAATCCGTGACGGCTGCATAAGCATCTGTTTTGACGATCACGGTTCGAACGGAACCTGCCCCAGAAATGGTGATGGGAATTCCAGAGGCGACGGCTGTTGCCGGTCACCCATTCCCAAAG GTGCTTCGTACCTTTCTACGGGTTTAACAGACTTGAGTAAAAGCTGGAATAGTAAAAGGGTTTTCTCTTGCAGCTACGCCTTTATCAGGGAGAAGGGAAGCCAGAAAAACTCACCGTATTCATATGACTACTCCATCCTCAACCAAAACAATACGTCGTTCTTCCATAATTATCATGTGGTACGCTTGGACTGGAGGCTCGGCAACCAGAATTGCTCCAAAACACCGCGGAATTCTAGTTTTGCTTGCCAGCCAAACGCTCGGTGTGTTGATTTTGGTGCTAATGTTGGGGGATACCTCTGCAAATGCTCCAAAGGATACCAAGGCAATCCATACCTCGAATCTAGCTGCCGAG ATATTGATGAATGTGCTAATAGTACTCTTAATCCATGCGTTGTTAATTCCAAGTGCATCAACACTCATGGGTCTGCCTATTGCTCTTGTAACAAAGGGTATTATGGTGATGGAATGAAAAATGGAAAAGGTTGCACAATGTTGCCACCTTCCACACCTTCCAACATAGCCAAATTTGTTGTAATAG GTCTAGCCTCTGCTTTGGGACTTCTATTGCTTCTTTTGTTATGTCTTTGGTTGCATAAGGTCtttgagaagaaaaggaataaACACCGCAAAGAAAAATTCTTCAAACACCTTGCCTCGCAACCACAAACAAGCGAGGGCGCATTTGGGAAAACCAAACTTTTCACCGCTAAAGAGCTGGAGAAGGCCACTGATCATTTCAACAAAAGTCGCATATGTGGACGAGGAGGGCAAGGCATCGTCTACAAAGGTATGTTGTCTGATGGTACTATTGTAGCCATCAAGAAACTAAAGGAGGTTGATGAGAATCAAGTGGAACAATTCATAAATGAGGTTGTGATACTTTCGCAAATCAATCATAAGAATGTGGTCAGGTTATTAGGATGTTGTTTGGCGACTAACACTCCTCAACTTGTGTATGAGTTCTTACCAAACGGAACTCTCTTCGATTTTATTCATCACCCCAAAACCGAATTCCCACTAACGTGGAACATGCGACTAAAAATAGCTGCAGATGTGGCGGGGGCATTAGCTTATTTACACTTTGCATCTTCTACACCCATATATCATAGAGATATCAAGTCCACTAATATCCTTCTAGATGAAAAGTATATCGTCAAAGTATCAGATTTTGGAATTTCTAAACTTGTTCAAGTGGATCAGACTCATTTAACCACACTGGTTAAAGGGACATTTGGGTATTTAGATCCAGAGTATTATGAAACAAGTCAATACACAGAAAAGAGTGATGTCTACAGCTTTGGGGTGGTTCTTCTCGAACTTCTAACAAGTCAACGACCAATATCTTTGGAGAGGCCAGAAGTGGGAAGAAATCTAGCAGCACATTTCCTTTCATACATGGAAGCAGACAATCTCGATGCCATTTTAGACACTCAAGTTTCCGAGGAAGGTGCTAAGGAGGAGGTTATCGCAGTTGCAACGCTTGCAAGAAGATGTTTGAATGTTAAGGGGAAAATGAGGCCAACCATGAAGGAAGTGGCCACTGAATTGGAAAGTTTAGTGATTTCTCAAATTCCTGAACCTGAAGAAGCAGCAGTGTCTGAAGCTAAGCACGTGATGTTTTCAGACATTGAGTACACTTGGACAACGAGTGATCATACTTCATTATTAAATGCATGA